The Mobula birostris isolate sMobBir1 chromosome 19, sMobBir1.hap1, whole genome shotgun sequence genomic sequence ttccctttcccttcacctttttattttggcgtcttccccttcccttccagtcctaaagaagggcttcggcctgaaatgttgattgctttcatttctgtagatactgcctaacctgctgagttccaccagcattttgcatcTATAGTTttgggtttccagtatctgctgaatttctcatgtttatacttTCTAGCACCATGATAGTTGCTACCTACACAAAATGGGTGGGGGGAGAAGTAGTTTTATTCTTAGAATAATTTGGCCTTAACAGTCACATACTCACAGATACTGATTACAACATTTCAACAACCATCTTCCTCAGGTACAAGTTAGTCAAATAACAAGTTGTCTGTCTGTGTTttgttttacagcggttggcatccagcttaatggtgcattacctccACAAATAACAAGTTGCCTTAGAAATACCTCATATATACCCTCTTGAGTGAGCAGGGCATGGGGTAGGGCTTAATGCTCACTCCTGATTGGCTGGATCTGAATTGGCTATTCCTGATTGGTTAGCTTGAATTGGCTTTGTTCTGTCTGGTCAATTTTTTAGGCTGAACCCTCTTTAGAAATTTATGGCCCCAGACTGGAGCTATCTCTACAATCTTAGAACCAACATTTAGGTCCCCCACATGCTCCACCTCCAGTGATTCCCTAATCTTCGTCTTGTAGACATTTTCTTCCTGCTATTCTGATCTTCAGTGGCCTtccagtctcaccaatgtagcaGACATAAGAGTGCCTTAAAAAAAACTTGAGACAGAATCAAGCAGCATGGCTGAACACTGCCTATCATGCTCATGTAGACCAAGGTTTGATGAGGCCAACATCCTTGACAAGGAAGAGAATGCCTACAAAAGAAATATTTGAAAAGCTATACTCCTTCGGTTATGCAGAAAGACCTATGCTTTTAGTACTGTCAAAAGCAAATGAGCATAATGTAAGGGGCTAAAGTATAATATGATATCTTCAGCTTGGATAATATGCCAAAATACATTCATGTTTTAAGTCTTTTACACTGAAGAAAACAATGTGGTTTTTGAATCAAAACAAGTAGGTCACCTCTGGAGCCAAGAGCTCCAATGAAGTGAGTGACATGGCAGTGCAAGAAATGAAAAACAACAGCAAATGTTAAATTACATACGTTACATAGATTTTATCACACTCTACATACCTTTTCCAAAGAGATGTGTCATGACTTTGTTCAGTGTCTGTTTCAAATCAAACTCAAGTAGCTTAACAGCTTCCAATGTGTGGCTCTCTTGCTTATAGGCTGTGCGGGATCCCTTCTCAAAAATATTCAGCTCTTCACCATTTTGCACATTAGCGAACAGCTGAAAGCAGGCAAAGTCTCTTTGGTTAGTTAAAGAATAatacacatactcacacaaaGGGGAATTATTTCAATGCTAAATCGAAGCTCAAATGATGTGATGAATGAAGATGATGTCACTTCATTATTTTAGGAGAATGACTACCATAGAAACAACCTTATTATTCCTTTGTATTTATTATAAATATTCATAAACCAGTTATTCAGTTATCTGTTTCATTACCTTTATAATTTGAGGCCAATCATTTGCAAAAGGAAATGTTCACTTTGGGTCAGTGAGCAGTATTACTTTATAGCACATTATAATTCCGGTGCATAAATTGTATACAAAATAAACATACAGTAAATATGATTCAAAGTGATTTGCAATGTGAATGGTCAATTATCAAAAAGCAAAATAATCTGGTTCTAGGACAGTGATAGAAAAAACATAAGAACATCAgaactaggagcaggagttggccacctggcccattgagcctgctccgccattcaataagatcatggctattgcggctgtggactcagctccacctacctgccttttcctcataaccctcaGTTCCCCTGCTAATAAGAACTCTCTGTTAAAGTGCTAGCTTTTTTATTTACATTTAAAAGTGAGCAGTGAAGTCGGTGAGGTTGAAGGTTTTTAGCAAAGGATTTCAGAAAATAGGGATTTAAGTACTGATAGATCACCCAATTATAATCAATATTTCAAAATCAGATCAAGAGTGGGCAGGGAAACTGAAATTGCAGATGCTTCTCTCATAGGACTAGTACAATTAACCAGGGAGACAAATATGATAGTGGCTATTTTGGACTCAATTAATTGGGTCTCTATGGAACTTGCTGGTAATGTGAGTAGATATGAGGTAGAAACAGCTGCTCTATATTTGCAAAGATTTGCTTGCTCTAACTAAGATATAAACTTCCTAGATGTTCAATCAATAAATGTAAAGTAAAAATATCTCCAGAGTGCGACTGGTCATCAGGAACAGGTAATGTACGAGCATTGACTTATTGCTGACCACAAACATATTAACATATCATAGACATGTAGCCTCCCATCTAattatctgctttaaatataaaattaaaattatGAGTTCATTTTCTATAAATATACTAGCCATAGAGAAGCAGCATAAATTTGTGTAGAAGTAATCAGAGaaaaggaattgattttaaaattcaaTGCTCATAGTGACTGTGAACAATGGTAGTTCAGGTGTAAAGCCCTGCCTGGATGAAACAGAATGCCAAGGCTGTTTCACCCCAGTTCAGCTTGAGTAGCAGCCAtagaaaaaaaaaagtaaattacttctaaacaattagaccaaaaatTACCAAGAAATGTTAAAGTTTTAGTTTCCCATTAAAATAAAAGGCAACAATAGTTCGCTGAGTGTTTGTTGCCATTGAGATAGGTATGCCAAACTCAAATACAGGACTGTCGCATGAATAAGAACTTGCTGGACAATAGATAATCTTTTGGGCCTATGTGGTGCTTGTACATTGTGTGACATAATGGGATCACGTGGGTAGTCCAGAACAAGCCTAGACCATGAAACTGCTCAAGAAGTATTCGACAGATGGCAAAGACACTCCCTTGGTGGTTGTCTGTCAAAActggtattttttttaaacatgcCTCTCCAATGACCCTGACATTTAAAAGCTTGCAAAacaattaaaaatagacaattaacTATGTCATACAATTATTAAAAATACTTAAATAATTAAAACATTACTACAGGCAAATTAATTAATAATCAACCTTTCTCACTTTTCTTCATCTAGCTGTAAAATCTCTATTCAAATGAATGAGCACATGAAGGCAGTTTGTGCTTCACTGCTGGACTCTTACCAAATCTAACATCAAATGTAGAAACACCACATCCAGAAACTAGTACTTCacattccaagcaacacacataaaagttgctggtgaacgcagcaggccaggcagcatctctaggaagaggtacagtcgacttttcgggccgagacccttcgtcaggactaactgaaggaagagatagtaagagattcgaaagtgggagggggagggggagatccgaaatgataggagaaaacaggagggggagagatggagccaagagctggacagttgattggcagaaaggatatgacaggatcatgggacaggaggcctaaagccaactggagtaagttggcggtGGAGACACGTTCCAAGAAAAggtatatggctgtgatagcgagtctgagtcaaaatgtggtcgaaaagttgaaaagccgaagaaattacagatgcagagcagtgagagatggtttcactgaactcctgttgaagagaagatttaaacttcttcagtgtaggcatcaccggaagaggcttcgcagtagtgaattccAAACCACTTATCTAGCAAATATTGGTAACTCCCACAAAGCTAGCAGTAAAACCAGCAAACCCCAGACCATTGAACTGTCAAAGCTTTCTTTCCTGATAAAATAAGACTTAATTTTGCAATGATAATGTTTTAAATTCTCTGCAAATAAAATTGTATCTCCTAACACTTGCTCCTTAATAGAACAATTCTACATAGTTTGAATGATCTGCAATTAAGTGACTAGATCATGCAAATACCATGCTCTGATGAATTAATACTTAGTTACTTCTAATGTAATTAACATGAATGCAGCAAAAATTGTTTTGTCTTCTTACTTCCCATGCAACAACATTCTGAAAGTGTTCTATTAATTTCTTTGTCCTGGTAGAATAGTTAACAAATTTAGCAGTTTGCATTTCCTCCAATTAACTCCTTCTTAATTCTCCAAACTACAAAAAAATGCAACCAACTGTTATTATTGTATCCTTATCAATAACTCTAAAGCCACTTAAACCAAGAAATTACTCTGAGCTACAATCACTTTTACATTATGCATAATCACCTCAACAATCATGCAGGCACAGCAAAATCCAAATATCAGCAACTGGGTAAATTAACCTTTCTTACTGTTCTTCACCATAGCTGTAAAATCTCTATACTTTGTTGCTCAGTGTAAGGAAATAGGATTTTGGCTTGTTCTTTTTCAAAATAGTGCCATGTGCTAGTTTTCATATCTATTAATATCCACTAGAAtgaagaggacacagataggacTTGAGTTTACCATCTGATCTGAAGAAGGCTCCTCCAGCAACGCAACACCTCCTTTACTAATCTGCCTCCTCAACTAGAATTTTGAGCTCCTGAATGGAGGGTTGAATTGCAGATCTATATCTGTGATGAGAATGTTAATAAAATCTACACCTCCAGATTCATTCCTTAGTTTGTACCAATAGCCAATCTTCATGTCAATCACTGAAAATTCCCATTCCTTCCTGATCATTATGTAATGGTCTTCATTGATAATATGTGTCAAAAGGGAAAATTATGATATAACTCAGAGAATACATAGTATCTATGACTCTTTGGTCACTGACAACCTATGAAATTGTATCCCAGCAGATCATCAACAAAAGGCAAAAATGAAAGTGTGCAACAAACAGAAACTTTGGTAGACAATTAAAGAATAATGTCAACTCTCACCTCATGGTTTGTAAATAGTCTGACTCCTTCCACTTGGTGGAAGACTGGATAGTGACTTTTGTCAATTTCATCTCGTCGATAAACATCTCCAAATACCAGAAAGGCATTGAGGCCTGCACGAATAAGATCTCGTTGGTGAGCAGAAGTATGAGCCCTCAGCATGTTTGTTTTATTGAGGTAAAAGTTATCACCTTTCTTTCTGCTTGCATGATCTGGCGGTATAAGTAAACTGTCAAAGTTCTGCTCTGTGGTAACCACAGGGGACAGATCATCATACACAGAATAGAGTGGACTCGTATGGTGACTCAAATAATGTGTATAGAAATGGTCCTTAATGCGCTCTTTAATCAGCCATAATGGGTGGCTTCTTTGGTTCTGTAAACATTTCCCCACTTTAGACAAAATCTTTGGTGTAACATTTGTATAGTTATCACGAGGATAGAATTTTCCAAAGAGTTCAATTGCACCATTCTGTGTTCCACTGGATGCTGGACCTGATGTTTTACTTCTGGCTTGCTTTACATTTCTGTCTGCATATCTTGATTGTAAATGAAGAGATAGTAAAATCTTCTGAAATCGTGGAAATGGGAAGAATTTACAAGGTATCTTCATTATTACCAATCCACCTGAAAACAGAATTATCTTTGTATTGAGTTTGTATATTACTCAGAACACAGTGAATAACTCAGCTCAATATTATCAATTAATAAACAACAGAAACAAAATGACATCTAAGAATTTTGTGTATAAAGCTTAGAGTTTTTCCAAAAAGCACCTTAAGGTCAAATTAAGCAATAATAGATTAATAGATAATATGGGGAAGATAAACAGAAAAATCACTGATAGAATTTCAGATGAATATGAAATACACTTTTTCTCCGCTTTTACTTCAGCAGTGCAAATTATCAGTAATTAAATGGAGAACAATCATTGGTCAGATTACGCACTCAAACACAGTATTTGAGATTTATCTATAAAACAATGCAAAAAGGTAGTTAAATTATATGGAAAATATGCCATGTTATTGAGAAAATTTGTTAAGTATTCCTTGAGAGGTATAAAAAAAATTATGTGTGATGTTATTAAATCGTACAGAATCCAAAAAGGAAtgaaggagggtggggggggggttgaatgATGTCAAAATCTTTCTACTACTCTACTGGAAACAGTTTAAAGTGGGCAGTCATTTAAGACTAAGATACATAAGAACTTCTGGTATTCTGAAACTCATTGAGTTGAGGCCACTGGATTactaaggcatttaataaggagGTGGATGAATTATGAAAGCTGAAGGGATAGAGGACTATTGGGAACTGCAACGGAAGCAGTGATGAGGCCAGGGACAGATCAGTCACCATCACAATGAGTGGTGGGAAGGCTCAAGGGGCCAAGTGGTcatttcctgctcctattttctcttTATATCAAACTGTAAAGTCAGTCTTTGGGTGATAATCAGTTGCCCaatcaaaaagaaagaaattgaaAGTACCAAGTTTGTTTTCCAGAATAATAGCCAGCTACATTTTCAGGGAACCATAACAATCCCATAGATAGAAATCATTAGGTATTCTGCTACTAAGTAATTTTCTCTTAATGGATTTCTGAGAAATACAAATGAAAATTTTTATATCACATTTATGGAATAAACAACTGTAGACTTGTCCTATTAATATACAATGCTGAATGTGAAACACAATCAAAATTCAAATGCAATAGTTCCTCACGTACATAACTCACAAAAATCTCATTAAAAACCTGTGTAAATAAACAAATGAGACACTACCTTCTTGCTTTAACCGTTCATGTCTTAATATGTTCTGCTTTCTTGAAACAGGAAATTATACAATACCATTCTTTACCCCAATTCTCTTCAATATTCTTGTCATTTAGCAGAAACCTGGTACTGCATCTAACAGATCACATTTCCCTCCATACGTAAATTTCCACCAAGGTTACATGCATTTCTTTTAAACTTAATGGAGTTTTGAAAATTTATCAATTCCCAGTGGAGAATGAACTGATCAGAAATCATTCAGAACTAAATCTAGGTATTTGTAGTTGGGCACATTGGTCAGCTCAGACAGATGGCGTGAAAGTTACTCAGTGACTTTATCACACCACATCATGTTTTCAGGTAATTGAGATTTGATTTCTGATTCCAGCAGCAAGCAGATTTATTGATATACAATCCTACATGGCAGATTTTCAACAAGCACAAAACTTCTCGAATTACCTTAAAGGATCCTACATCATATATCTCCCTATTCTTTTTTTACAAGACTTGATTATTTTTATTGTGGCTCataataattttttttatgtcttgcactgcactgTTGGCACAAAACAACATTTTACATTATATCTCGGCATTACTGCccatgccacgtgacagtgagtataggaatagaatgaggtggaggataaatgcgtggctgagggattggagcagggggcagggattcagatttctggatcattgggacctcttttggggcaggagtgacttgtacaaaaaaaGACATATTGTACTTGaaactgagggggaccaatatcctgacagggaggtttgctaaggctattggggagagtctaAACTACAATTTCTGAGGGGTGGACACccaactgaagagatggaggaagaggcggttggctcacaaacagagaaagcttgtagacagtgcgagagggaggacagGTAGGTGATatagaagggatacgctcagaacGATGGtttcagatgtgtctattttaatgcaaggagtattatgaacaacgTGGATGAGCTTAtggtgtggatcagtacttggagctatgatgttgtggccattacagagacttggatggttcaggggcaggaatggttacttaagagggccaggctttagatgcttccaaaaggacagagagggaggcaaagaggtgggggcatggcactgttgatcagagatagtgtcacagctgcagaaaaggaggaagtcatggagggattgtctacggagtctctgtgggtggaagctaggaaaaggaaggagtcaataattctactgggtgttttttataaacCATCCaaaagtaacagggacatcgaggagcagatagggagacagattctggaaaggtgaaataataatggggtcgtcatggtgggagattttaatttcccaaatatcgattggcatttccctagtgcaaggggtttagatggcactgagtttgttaggtgtgctcagaaaggtttcctgacacaatatgtagagaagttgacaagaggagaagctgtacctgatctggtattgggaaatgaacctggtcaggtgtcaggtctctcagtaggaaagcattttggagatagtgatcacaattctatctcctt encodes the following:
- the fars2 gene encoding phenylalanine--tRNA ligase, mitochondrial isoform X2, yielding MKIPCKFFPFPRFQKILLSLHLQSRYADRNVKQARSKTSGPASSGTQNGAIELFGKFYPRDNYTNVTPKILSKVGKCLQNQRSHPLWLIKERIKDHFYTHYLSHHTSPLYSVYDDLSPVVTTEQNFDSLLIPPDHASRKKGDNFYLNKTNMLRAHTSAHQRDLIRAGLNAFLVFGDVYRRDEIDKSHYPVFHQVEGVRLFTNHELFANVQNGEELNIFEKGSRTAYKQESHTLEAVKLLEFDLKQTLNKVMTHLFGKGLEIRWVDCYFPFTHPSFEMEIKFQEEWLEVLGCGIMEQQLVNSAGAQDRIGYAFGLGLERLAMILYGIPDIRLFWSEDERFLKQFQVTHIDKKVTFQPFSKYPPLVNDISFWIPRDGYEENDFYDLVRNIGGDLVEKVSLIDQFRHPKTEKISHCYRITYRHMERTLTQEEVCTIHQAIEKETVEKLGVEGRF
- the fars2 gene encoding phenylalanine--tRNA ligase, mitochondrial isoform X4 — translated: MKIPCKFFPFPRFQKILLSLHLQSRYADRNVKQARSKTSGPASSGTQNGAIELFGKFYPRDNYTNVTPKILSKVGKCLQNQRSHPLWLIKERIKDHFYTHYLSHHTSPLYSVYDDLSPVVTTEQNFDSLLIPPDHASRKKGDNFYLNKTNMLRAHTSAHQRDLIRAGLNAFLVFGDVYRRDEIDKSHYPVFHQVEGVRLFTNHELFANVQNGEELNIFEKGSRTAYKQESHTLEAVKLLEFDLKQTLNKVMTHLFGKGLEIRWVDCYFPFTHPSFEMEIKFQEEWLEVLGCGIMEQQLVNSAGAQDRIGYAFGLGLERLAMILYGIPDIRLFWSEDERFLKQFQVTHIDKKVTFQPFSKYPPLVNDISFWIPRDGYEENDFYDLVRNIGGDLVEKVSLIDQFRHPKTCPAPVKCCGCLSLGFSEGL
- the fars2 gene encoding phenylalanine--tRNA ligase, mitochondrial isoform X1, whose protein sequence is MKIPCKFFPFPRFQKILLSLHLQSRYADRNVKQARSKTSGPASSGTQNGAIELFGKFYPRDNYTNVTPKILSKVGKCLQNQRSHPLWLIKERIKDHFYTHYLSHHTSPLYSVYDDLSPVVTTEQNFDSLLIPPDHASRKKGDNFYLNKTNMLRAHTSAHQRDLIRAGLNAFLVFGDVYRRDEIDKSHYPVFHQVEGVRLFTNHELFANVQNGEELNIFEKGSRTAYKQESHTLEAVKLLEFDLKQTLNKVMTHLFGKGLEIRWVDCYFPFTHPSFEMEIKFQEEWLEVLGCGIMEQQLVNSAGAQDRIGYAFGLGLERLAMILYGIPDIRLFWSEDERFLKQFQVTHIDKKVTFQPFSKYPPLVNDISFWIPRDGYEENDFYDLVRNIGGDLVEKVSLIDQFRHPKCVVKSILTGCITAWYGIIKAVERKSLHEVVDPSRLRPSPPLSVSTQSIVVAGKQHPLSVTFTIQVTLSSYCCHQKKGTGVSGPTPGSGTVITSQLSGS
- the fars2 gene encoding phenylalanine--tRNA ligase, mitochondrial isoform X3, giving the protein MKIPCKFFPFPRFQKILLSLHLQSRYADRNVKQARSKTSGPASSGTQNGAIELFGKFYPRDNYTNVTPKILSKVGKCLQNQRSHPLWLIKERIKDHFYTHYLSHHTSPLYSVYDDLSPVVTTEQNFDSLLIPPDHASRKKGDNFYLNKTNMLRAHTSAHQRDLIRAGLNAFLVFGDVYRRDEIDKSHYPVFHQVEGVRLFTNHELFANVQNGEELNIFEKGSRTAYKQESHTLEAVKLLEFDLKQTLNKVMTHLFGKGLEIRWVDCYFPFTHPSFEMEIKFQEEWLEVLGCGIMEQQLVNSAGAQDRIGYAFGLGLERLAMILYGIPDIRLFWSEDERFLKQFQVTHIDKKVTFQPFSKYPPLVNDISFWIPRDGYEENDFYDLVRNIGGDLVEKVSLIDQFRHPNAANLPMQHPGSTRPQLTLESIGKLED